The sequence AGTAACACATTTTATGCGTCCCTCCGTTTTGGCGCACCCTGCGGCTTCCGATTAGGCCGGCTTCTTCCAGTTTTCGGATGTGCATGGTGACAATAGAGGAGCTAAGCTCTAACTTAGCTGCAATCTCTTTCACATTCATTTCATTATCGGCAATGAAGCTCATAATTCTCCATCTGACTTCACTGGCCAGTGCTTCATATAACGCCATGAATTTCGGTTCCCCGTTCGCTTTGATCATGATTATAATCTCCTGACTCCTATTTATTGAAATCATATATATATTAATTTAATAAATTTCATGATAACCTTCAACTCTATTATATTGAAATTATCTAGTCTATGGTGTTTAATTTTCATAGCAGTTAATCATATTGGAATCATATATATATGAATTTATCAATGAGGTGAAGAAATGAAATATAATAATCCGGTCATTAAAGGATTTTATCCTGACCCCAGCGTATGCAAAGTTGAAGACACTTATTATCTGGCTTGCAGTTCCTTTCAGTATTTCCCCGGCGTACCTATTTTTGAAAGCAAAGATCTGATTAATTGGACCCAAATCGGTCACTGCCTAACCCGCAGAAGCCAGATTCAACTGGACACTGTGGGCAGCTCTGGTGGTGTATTTGCTCCCACTCTGCGCTACAATAAGGGACGATTCTATATGACTACTACCAATGACACTACGCATCAGAACTTCTATGTATGGACTGATGATATTTATGGTGAGTGGTCTGAACCCATTAATGTTGATCAGGGGGGAATCGATCCGGATTTATATTTTGAAGACGACAGAGCTTATTTCATGAGCAATGGGACAGATGATAATGGAGTTAACGGTATCGTCCAGTGCGAAATTGAAATTGAATCCGGGCGCAAGCTTACGCCAAGCCGCTCGGTATGGCAAGGTTCAGGAGGTCGTTATTTGGAAAGCCCGCATCTATACAAAATTTATGGACGATATTATTTGCTGGCAGCTGAAGGCGGAACCGAATATGGCCATATGGTCACTTATGCGCGGGGAGATTCACCTTCCGGCCCGTTCGAAGCCTATGCGGACAATCCTGTACTGACCAATCGTAATTTGGGTGGTTATGAGCTGCAGGGGGTTGGGCATAGCGACCTGATTCAGGACCACGAAGGGAATTGGTGGCTTGTTCATCTTGGATTCCGGCAGACTGGCCAATATCTGACTTTTCATCACTTGGGACGCGAAGTTTTCTTAACTCCGGTTACCTTTAGCGATAATGGCTGGTTTACTGCGGGTCACAATGGCACCACTCTTCTGAGCTTCGAGACGGATCGTATTGCGGACACGATTATTCAGCAGGAGAAAAAAGTCTTTACGTTCGAGAATACGGACTGGAATCTGGACTGGTGTTATCTGCGGCATCCGGCTACAGAACATTATGTGTTAGAACCTGATAATATAAAGCTTAAAGGAACAGAAGTAACACTGGATATTCCGGCATCCCCAACATTTATAGGTATTCGTCAAAAAGACTTCAATGCGGTTATTTCATGCGAAATCAACTTGGCTAGCGGCGAAGCTGGAATTACTCTATATATGGACGAGAACCACCACTATGATTTGGCACTGCGTAAACATCAGCATGGATACGAGGTCATCGAACGACTGAATATCGGAGACATTAAATCTATTGAGAAATCCATAGATCTCAGCCAATGCAATCATGCCGTATTGGTTGTTAAGGCTACTCCTACTTATTATAATTTCTATATTCAGATGGATGGTACCGAGACGTTACTTGGAGCGGCGCAAACAAAATATCTCTCCTCTGAAATAGCAGGCGGGTTTACTGGTGTACTTATCGGTTTGTATGTCACTGGAGAAGAAGACGATTCTAACGCGGTGTTTACTAATTTTAGCTGTGTTTATTCTTAAAGATTCCGACTAATTCACTCTATCAAAATTGTAATGCAATAAAAAAATCCCCTCATGTTAACAGTTCATCCTAAGAAAGATTGAACACTGTTGACCGGTGGGGATTTTTTATGTTATCCAATACAACTCCACCTAAACTACCCCGACAACTCGCTCAAGTTATCTGGAGTAAGATCTAGCTCCTTACCGCTTTGGTTAACAATATAAATTTTCTCAGGAGGACTCTCTAGACTTTTCCCCGTAATGAATAGCTGGTGCCCTCCTTCGATTTTGTACTTTCTTATATATAATCCTGAACCGATATCCTCAAAAGAATATTTGTTAAAATCGTCCCAACTCAGTGAAACGCCTTTGTCAGATAAGTTTTTTAATTCATCTACTGAGATATATTCACTTAGCCCTTCTTCCCTATTACTTTGGCATGCTGAGCAAATAAGTAGCACGAATAACAATGTCATTGAGAACTTAAAGTATTTTGCTAGTGTCATTTATATCCCTCCCCAAACCCGTCCGTTTATTGAGCTACTTATAATATCTCGATATACCCTTCTGTTCCATGCACGCGAATTCGTTGACCATCTTTAATCCGTTGGGTAGCCTTCTCCACTCCGACAACTGCAGGCAATCCGTATTCACGTGCGATAACTGCACCATGAGTCATCACTCCACCAACTTCGGTGACTAGACCTTTTATGGATATGAACAATGGCGTCCAGCCTGGGTCAGTATAAGGAGTTACTAATATATCTCCCTCTTCCAAATCCGCATCTTCCATGTTTAAGATGACACGTGCTCGTCCCTCAATCACTCCGGAAGAAACAGGCAGACCTACAAGGGCATCGGCAGGAAAATAACCCCGTTTGTACTCACCCGTAATGATTTCACCGTCAGACGTGATCACACGCGGCGGAGTTAGTTTTTCATATAGTTTGTACTCTTCTTTTCGGTTGCTGATGAGCTGTCTGGTCGTAAGCTCTGCTTGCTGCTCGACCAAGCAACCCGGGTAATCCAGTTTATAGTTGCGTACGACGTCGTGAAGTTCTTCAAACGTGAGATAGTAAACATCTTCTTGTTCATGGATAATGCCCGCTTGTGTAAGTTGTTCCGCTTCTTTCAATAAAGCCAGCTTATAGATGAAGTAACGGTTAATATAGCCGTATTTGGGATATTCCCGGTAACCGATGAAATTCCGGATCAGGTCGATCATTCGTTTGGTTTCTTTGGCTTTTTGTTCACCATCCGGTAATTGCTTCAATCGCTCTAAGATCTCTTGTTCCTTTGCCAAAGCTTCCTCTCGGCCTTGCTCAAATCTTCGTTGGCTTTCATTGGGCGCAAAATTTTTGACATGACTTAGAATCATCGGGATAAGCGTAGTTGGTTTTTCGCTCCAGCGAGTTCTGGTAATATCGATTTCTCCGGTGCACCGCATTCCGTATTTGCTGAGATAAGCATGGATAGCCTCTTGGGTTTCCTGCCCGCCATGAAGCTTCAGCAGGTCATTCAAGAAGTTATCATCTTGCACATGCTGTAAAAAATCAATGACTTCCGGATAAGGACGAATCACATCTGCGACATCCAGTAGCGCCAGGCCCATTTCCGAAGTGATATTATTAGCTACAGATTGTGAAATCGTATCTGCTGCGTTTTTTTCGCCTAACCACTCGTTCATTGTTTCATTGATCCATGCTGAAGCCTCCATAGCAGCCATAAACACACTGGTACTTTGTGGATCAAATAGAATCTGCTTTAATTGCTGGATATCTTCCAGAATAAAATCAAATAATGCTGCGCCTGATTTCGTTTGGATGTTATGTTGCAACTCCTCTATCGATGTTTGACTACGCTTAATCAAGTCAGCAACGATTGCCGGATCCAATTCGATTTGTGTAGGAGAGCTCACAGGGGGCATGTTTGGACTACTTTTCCCGTGACCCGGTGCGATTTCACCATCTGGTGACGATTGTATAAAATCCTCCCTCCCAACAATGTTGAGGAGTGCGTCTTTGATGAGCGGATCAGATTTGCCCAGGGTATCTATGATCGTTGCTCTTCTCCCAGGCGAAGCAAGCATTGGTGTGACATCCACAAACAACCTTCCGCCAGCTTTACGCATGGGCGCACGAGTAATTAACAGGTAGAAAGACAAGCCGAGTGGTTTTATGGGATCGGTCATCATTTGCCCATGACCTACAGATAAATAAACGTGATTCCCTGGATCATTCGCTTCTGGGATCGGGTACAACGTAGTGATAGGCCGACTCTGGACAATATAAAAGGTATCATCAACCAAACACCATTCGATATCCTGCGGGTAACCTAAATAAGCTTCAATCTGTCTTCCGATCCGTGCCAGCTGTAAAATTTGTTGTTCCGTAAGGGTTTGAGCCTTTTGCTGCTCGGGATCAAGCTGCCGGGTCTCTGTTCCGCCTTCTTCTAGTCCATAGATCGCCAACTGTTTGGTTGAAATCCTCTTATCGACGATTTCCCCATTCTGCACCTTATAACAATCGCCAGAAACCAAGCCAGAGACCAATGCTTCACCAAGTCCAAAACTGGCATCGATGGAGAGCAGCTTCCGGTTAGAAGTAATTGGATCAGCGGTAAATAATATCCCTGAAGCCTGTGGATAAACCATCCTTTGAACGATAACGGATAAATAAACCTGTCTGTGATCAAATCCATTTTGCATACGGTAGATAACTGCGCGATCCGTAAACAGCGAAGCCCAACATTTGCTGATGTGCTGCAGGATGGCATCGACGCCGATGATATTTAAATAGGTGTCTTGTTGACCGGCAAAAGAGGCCTGTGGCAAATCTTCAGCAGTCGCACTAGAACGCACGGCATAGCCATGTTCATCACCAAACTGGGAGAGATAATTAGTAACTGCTGCCACAACATCGGAAGGGATTGCTGCATCCATAATGATCTGGCGAATCTTCTTGCTGAGTTCACCAATTTGTTCCCGATCATCTGTTTTTAGCAAAGATAGTCGATTCAATTCAACGTGATACGCTTCGTTTTGTCCGATCGCTTTTTGAAATCCCACTGTTGTAACACAAAATCCTTCAGGTACTTGTATTCCTTCTATTTTTGCTAATTCCCCTAAATTCAACCCTTTTCAACCCACGAGCAAAAGCTGCGAATTGTCCATTTCCTCAAAACCGAGAACCAAAGAACTCATTCATGATCGCCCCTAACTTTTTCAACCAGATCAGGCTTCCGTGAAGCAGAACCAACGATGACATTTTATTTACTCCATCCACGCGGACTAAACCTCTGACTTAACTTGATATTCTCTTTTGAAATCTGATTTGCCTGCAAGATAAGCAAATCGTGTGAAATAAATAAATTCTTATCTTAATAAAAAAGCCGCGCTCAGCGCAGCTTTCCATTGTTCGTATATCTTATTCGGTCAGACTTTATGACTTCAAGCAGGAATATACAATATTTCTGAGCCGCGGATGCACATAAAGCTCCTGACTATTCAGCAAATGCTGCGCATACATTATAGTCAGCTGTGATTCAGGATCAATGATTCCCAAGCATCCGGCAGCGCCGCTCCAGCCAAATTCGCCTAGCGGACTAAGCGATCCACTGCGTGCTTTTGAAATATGAGTTCTGACACCAAGGCCATAGCCATAACCATCATGATAACCCATGGAGAAATCGCTCCGCGTACGGTCGTTAAGATGGTCTGTACGCATCAGGTCGACCGAAGCAGGTGACAGAATACGTATTCCTTCCGGGCTCGTTCCCCGGTTCGTGAGCGTATTAAGGAAGAGAATATAATCGCTTGCAGTCGATAATAACCCCGCTCCACCACTTTCAAACTCCTCGCCGAGACGATACCCGTTTCCATCCTTGCGTACGGGCTTGTTCAGCACATCGTTATATTCGTATTGGGGCGTTAGGCGAATTAGCTGCTTTTCCGTCAGGTCAAATCCCGTATCGTTCATTCCGAGTGGTCCGGTAATTTCTTCATGGACATAGGAGCTGAATCTTCTTCCGTCTACCACTTCGACGAGCGCAGCGAGAACGTCATGACACAGACTGTAATTCCATCGGGTGCCCGGCTCGAATAAAAGCGGTTCCTTCGCCAGTGCTGCTGCAAACTCCCGGGTTTGAACTCTGCCGTTCGTGCGCTCAACGACCTCCCGTATAGAAGGGGCTTCAAGATCATATGAGAATCCGGCTGACATGGTAAACAGATCACGGACGGTTATGGAATGTTTCGCTCTCTCGGTTTCCACTCGGCCGTCAGGCAAGACTTTCTGCACCGTCATATCTGCATATTCCGGCAGGTAGTCGGAGATCAGATCACTTAACAGTATTGCCCCCTTTTCTATAAGTTGCAGTGCCGCCGTACAGGTAAGGATCTTCGACATTGAGTAAATATTGACGATCTGAGAATCATTGATTTGAATCTTGTCTTCCAAATTGGCGTATCCGCCCTTGTAATGGAATATCGTATTATTGTGCTGCATGACGATTACTTCCGCCCAGGGTATACGCCAAGAGGTGATGTGGTCGATAAAGTGGGATAGTGGTTTAAAGTCCATGGAATTCCCTTCCTCATAAAAAAAGTTATAAAAACGTATTATCGAAGCGGAAGCAGTGGACTAAGCGCGTCTGCCCACCTGCGGTACCCGCGTTCTGTTAAATGGCAAAAGTCAGGTGCCGTTTCGGCGGATAAGATGCCATCAGCCTCAAGTAAAAGTGCACTGATGTCTAAGAATTCATAATGCCGCTCTCTTGCCAACTCTGCATACCGGGCATTAATCTCGGTGATCTCCCTGCGTCTTGGGTGGTCGGGGTACTCCTCCCGGGGGAATACGGCCATAAGTATAATCTTTGCGTCAGGAACCAGGTTATTGACACGGTCGCAGATCGCCCGGCAGCCTTCTACAATTTCATCGGGGCTGTTGGATCGGGCGTTATCCGTGTCACTTGTGTTATTAGTTCCAATCAGAATAACCACAGTCTTTGGCGAGAGCCCTTTCAGTTGACCGTGATCAAGCCGCCAAAGCACGTTTTGCGTGCGGTCCCAGCCGAATCCCAGGTTAAGTACGCGATAAGGCCCAAACACGGAGTTCCATGACTCTACCGCTCCGGCGTTCCCCTCCGTCTTTGGCTCGCCTCCCCAGAAATGGGTAATCGAATCGCCGATTAAGACTACTTCCGGGTTAATTTTCACTTGTTCATTTAGTACCTGTTCATGCCGCTCCCACCAGTCATAGCTATCTTCCTCTAGCTTGGGAACTGGAATGACCGCAGTATTTACGGATTGGGTATCCATTTTCATGCCTATTCCGCCTTTCTATGTAGGCCCAAATATTTGGTGAATTGAGAACTGTCCATTAATCGGACTTATTATATTGCTATTAAACTTACTATACAATCATAATTTTTTGAGATTATATAATACAATTTTGATATCTGTTGGATGAGTTTGAATAATAATATTTCAAAAAAAGACTAAAGGATCTCTTTCTTTTCGCATCTCAAGACAGAGGAATTCTACCTTCACCAGTGTAAATCAGAAGCAGAGATCCATCAAACTGTCGAGGAATATATCTACTTTTATAACTACCAGCGATTTCAGGCCAAACTCAAATAGCGCGCACCGATTGAGTTTCGGCAAGCGCTGGCTGCTTAGCTTTTTTCATCTGTCTACTTGACAGGGCTATAACCAATAAGCATTGAACAGCGTGACTCTCACAGCATTCGCATTCAACTTTATATTTCATATGAGTGTCTCGCGCAGATCGTTCTTCTTTTTACGCGGCATTTCACTACCATTAACTTTGAATTGCATTGAATATACTTTCTAAACAATGACCCGACAATCCTAAGTAGCGAAAAAAGGAATATAGAATAAATTGGAGCAACACATCGAACGGGTGGTTCTTCTCCCTCCTCGATTCCTCAGAAACGACTCAATATCAATAAGTAACTTTGTGTCACATAAAAAAAGAAAAGCCTTATTATTAAGCTTTTCTCGAGAATGAATGTTACGCAGGCAACTATGTATCATTGGACAAAGTTTAAAATTACTGGAATGAAGTCGACAGAATTGATTCTAGCTTTCAAGCTGGTCAAATACTTGGCGTAATTCAATCTGACCTTCCCCATGTCCTTGCAGGTCCGGCCAACCGTAACCACTGGTTTTTCCCTGGTTTCGGATACGAAATACGAATCCCATTTGAACTTGGATGAAGTCCTTTAGCCGTAACCCGTACGCCTTGCCTGACTAATTCCTCATTGTATATCGCATTCCCGTATTTATTATGTTGCCTATTTTTCCTGTCTTCGTGCCCTTTGAGTTCAGCCCGCATAAAATAGCTTTAGGATAACAAGGGGAATGAATGAAATGTGCAGAAATGAAAAATCAGCAGACGCTAACTCAAATGAGTTCGGTTTCCACAGAGACGTTTGGGAATGGGTAGCTTCCGTCTCTCCCGGCGGCGATGAAAGGATTGCCCCTTTTGACTTTGGCGGATCCGCAGAGTTCGAGGTCCCGAAAACCATTGAAACGGAGATTCACCGTTATTTGATGCCCTATACCCATCAACCCGAAGGCGGATATGTTGCGTACATACCGAATGGGCGTGTATGGGGACCCTCTGGTGCTATCTTGACATCGGACGGAAAACTGATCTTCGATCTTTCTCAAGAATACGATAAACAACTAAACAGAATGCTGACAGTGGAAGAACACCCAGCTTTATATCGGCAGAAGGCTAAGAAGCATCGGTATCTCCCTGGGACGGCTGCCGTTCTAACTTTTTGCGGGAGTCACAATTATTTTCACTGGTTATATGATGTACTGCCGCGACTGGGCATGCTGCGGATTCTAAATGGCTCTTCTTCTCAAACCCTCGTCATGAATCCGAATCCTCATGGATCTTTTGTAGAAGATACGTTATCTATGTTTGGTGTATCGGAATCTTCTGTGATTCGTACCGGCGATGATATGGAAATTCAGGCCGACCGGTTGGTTGTGCCTTCCCTGATGATGAATTCCCATTACCCTCCTTGGGCCACTGCCATCGTACGCAAGTTTATGCTGCCCGAACGCGACACAACGCTCCATTCTCCCGATCGCATTTTCATTTCCCGGAGCAAAGTCTCTGGCCGTCGGTTAGTTAACGAGAACGAAGTCATCCGGTATTTGGAGGCACATGGGTTCGTTCCCATTTGTCTGGAGGATTGGACTGTTGCCCAACAAGTGCAGCTTTTTGCTTCCGCAAAAGCAATCGTTTCGCCGCATGGGGCCGGGTTGGCCAATCTTGCATTCTGCACGAAGGGAACCCTTGTCGTCGAAATTTTTCCTATCCGGCATGTAGTGCCTACTTACTGGATGATCAGCAATCATAACAAACTTGATTACTATATGATGTACGGGCAAGATGAAGGAACGACAGAGGAGCGTTTTTCGGGACTTGCGGACTTCTCCGTGGATCTCGATCGGCTGGAGCAAACTCTTCGTATAGCCGGACTGAAAAAACAGGACACATGAGTAGCCGTTCATGTGAACTTGCCCCATTAGATAAATTAATTTGAGCTGTGAAAAGTAGTTAATACGAATCTAATCGGTAAATTGAGCATGCTCTTGTCCCTCGACGATTAAGCAACCACGAAATAATCGGTTGTTTTCGTTTTGGACTGGCGCGTGGATATTTTCTATAAAAAGACCTGCTTCTCGTGCAAATTGTGGGCCGCTACGGTAATCGTTCCGATTAAATCTCTTCCAGTAAAGAACAGGAGCAGGACGCCTATGTTAGTGTGCTTGCCAAGGGATACTATACGGCAAAATGGGCACAAATCCCAATAGAAGTGATACCAAATAAGGCTTTTAATAAGTTGAGCTCCCACTAAATATGAGGTTCAATCAGCCGTAAAGAAGGGTTCCATGACAGCGTTCTGTCATGGAACCCTTTGTCTGTAGTCCTTCCAAACTCGATAACTCTGACGTAGTTCTTAGTTGTCGTAGGCAGCCGCTACAATATTTCGATATACCCTTCTGTTCCCTTCAGACGTATCCGTTGTCCGTCTTTTATCAGCCGGGTAGCATGTTTAAAATAACACGTGCTCCACTCCGGAAGAAACCGGCAGGTCTACAATCGCTTCGTCTGGCATATTTTCCCGTTTGTACTTGCCTGTTATGATTTCGCCGTCAGAGGTGAGAGAGAATTTCCTTTAGTCTGTATCTGTTCCTTGAGATTACCTGTTATCCTTATCTAATCTCACATTAATATTCTCCTTTAATTACTAAAAACGAGCCCCGAATGGTTCCAGCTAATATAGACTTCTGTCTAGCAAACTTAAACTTTGTTTCTAACTCCTTTGGGATCTCCATTCCTTCAGAAAGCTTAAAACCAACGGCTCGTTTCTTAGGGTCATCAACCTTATACATGACGTTTACCGCTAGACCATCCTCATAAAAGACATAGGCAAATTGGATATTTTCCACTTGAAAACGCGATGTTTCTAAAGCTTTGGCCGAAAATTCAATATCACGTTCTTTTTTCAAAATACCATTCACATAATCAAGGGTTTCTTGGCGCTCGCTAGCGGGTATAACCGTAAATTCATGCTTGTATTTATTCATAAAGTAACGAGCTTCATTAGCACGTAATCCAGCAAGCGCCTCTACTACAGGTGAAGACTCTAAACCAATCGTAGACACAGTTTTAAAATCAACGAT comes from Paenibacillus sp. 19GGS1-52 and encodes:
- a CDS encoding GDSL-type esterase/lipase family protein, whose translation is MKMDTQSVNTAVIPVPKLEEDSYDWWERHEQVLNEQVKINPEVVLIGDSITHFWGGEPKTEGNAGAVESWNSVFGPYRVLNLGFGWDRTQNVLWRLDHGQLKGLSPKTVVILIGTNNTSDTDNARSNSPDEIVEGCRAICDRVNNLVPDAKIILMAVFPREEYPDHPRRREITEINARYAELARERHYEFLDISALLLEADGILSAETAPDFCHLTERGYRRWADALSPLLPLR
- a CDS encoding glycoside hydrolase family 43 protein; the protein is MKYNNPVIKGFYPDPSVCKVEDTYYLACSSFQYFPGVPIFESKDLINWTQIGHCLTRRSQIQLDTVGSSGGVFAPTLRYNKGRFYMTTTNDTTHQNFYVWTDDIYGEWSEPINVDQGGIDPDLYFEDDRAYFMSNGTDDNGVNGIVQCEIEIESGRKLTPSRSVWQGSGGRYLESPHLYKIYGRYYLLAAEGGTEYGHMVTYARGDSPSGPFEAYADNPVLTNRNLGGYELQGVGHSDLIQDHEGNWWLVHLGFRQTGQYLTFHHLGREVFLTPVTFSDNGWFTAGHNGTTLLSFETDRIADTIIQQEKKVFTFENTDWNLDWCYLRHPATEHYVLEPDNIKLKGTEVTLDIPASPTFIGIRQKDFNAVISCEINLASGEAGITLYMDENHHYDLALRKHQHGYEVIERLNIGDIKSIEKSIDLSQCNHAVLVVKATPTYYNFYIQMDGTETLLGAAQTKYLSSEIAGGFTGVLIGLYVTGEEDDSNAVFTNFSCVYS
- a CDS encoding phage tail protein, producing the protein MSYIVDFKTVSTIGLESSPVVEALAGLRANEARYFMNKYKHEFTVIPASERQETLDYVNGILKKERDIEFSAKALETSRFQVENIQFAYVFYEDGLAVNVMYKVDDPKKRAVGFKLSEGMEIPKELETKFKFARQKSILAGTIRGSFLVIKGEY
- a CDS encoding serine hydrolase domain-containing protein, giving the protein MDFKPLSHFIDHITSWRIPWAEVIVMQHNNTIFHYKGGYANLEDKIQINDSQIVNIYSMSKILTCTAALQLIEKGAILLSDLISDYLPEYADMTVQKVLPDGRVETERAKHSITVRDLFTMSAGFSYDLEAPSIREVVERTNGRVQTREFAAALAKEPLLFEPGTRWNYSLCHDVLAALVEVVDGRRFSSYVHEEITGPLGMNDTGFDLTEKQLIRLTPQYEYNDVLNKPVRKDGNGYRLGEEFESGGAGLLSTASDYILFLNTLTNRGTSPEGIRILSPASVDLMRTDHLNDRTRSDFSMGYHDGYGYGLGVRTHISKARSGSLSPLGEFGWSGAAGCLGIIDPESQLTIMYAQHLLNSQELYVHPRLRNIVYSCLKS
- a CDS encoding glycosyltransferase family 61 protein, with translation MCRNEKSADANSNEFGFHRDVWEWVASVSPGGDERIAPFDFGGSAEFEVPKTIETEIHRYLMPYTHQPEGGYVAYIPNGRVWGPSGAILTSDGKLIFDLSQEYDKQLNRMLTVEEHPALYRQKAKKHRYLPGTAAVLTFCGSHNYFHWLYDVLPRLGMLRILNGSSSQTLVMNPNPHGSFVEDTLSMFGVSESSVIRTGDDMEIQADRLVVPSLMMNSHYPPWATAIVRKFMLPERDTTLHSPDRIFISRSKVSGRRLVNENEVIRYLEAHGFVPICLEDWTVAQQVQLFASAKAIVSPHGAGLANLAFCTKGTLVVEIFPIRHVVPTYWMISNHNKLDYYMMYGQDEGTTEERFSGLADFSVDLDRLEQTLRIAGLKKQDT